In Edaphobacter aggregans, the sequence GCGTCATGGGGGCGCCGCTTCATTCACCTGAAACCTTCAGCATATTTTTAGTGAATCTCTTTGCCCTCGCGCTTCTTGTCTGGGTGGTGCGCGCTTTCTACCTCAAGATCGCACCGTCGGGACAGCTCTCCTGGCTGCCGTATGCGCTCGTTCTGTGGATGATGGCGGTGACTTATATCGTACGTTTCCAAGAGGCCATTTATTTCCCCTATGACCTTCTTGCCGCAGCGCTCTTTACCCTTTGCGTCTACCTCTGCTATGCGAGACGGTATCTCCTCCTCGTCCCTGTCTTTGTTCTTGCCTCCTTCAACCGGGAGACGATTATCCTCGTCGTCCCGCTGATACTTCTCAACATCGAAACACTACCGCGCATCTCCCGTCGTCAATGGAAAGAACCTGCGGTTGCAGTCATGCTGGTCTGTATCTGGTTTCTTATTTACAGGTCCTTGAACCACTTGTATGCGCACAATGCCTCGGAGAGTTTCTCCCGTATCCACTCCAACCTTATGGTGTTGCGCAATCCGATGCAGTGGTCGCAGATTGCGAGCGCCTGCGGCTTCCTTCTTGCAGCGCCCTTCGTCTTCTGGCGACAGATGCGCAACCTCCGTCTGCGGCGTTACAGCCTGATCATCCCGGTGTGGATTGCGATCATCTTTTGCGTTGGACTGCTTGGCGAGAGCAGGGTATTTGGTGAGCTCATCGGGTTCCTGGCCGTATATTGCACTGTTCTCTTCGAGTCAACGTATGTGACCAGAAAGAGCTATTGTCCCTGAAGACACCCTTCAAGCATCCTGATCAGGGTTCCGCTACTACGTTGCTACAATCGCAAACAATGACCAAGCCCTTGACGTTTTCAGTGGGAATTCCTGCCTACAATCAGGGCGAATTTCTTGAAGCAACGATCCTTTCCCTGCTGAACCAGACTCGTCCGCCGGACGAGATCGTCATCTCCGACCACTACAGCACGGACAACACCGCGGAGATCATCGAGAAGTACGCAAAGCATGTTCGTGGCGTCAAACCGCCACCCGGAGCGAATCTCGCAGGGCAATACAACTTTACGTTGATGAGCCAGAGCTGCGACTGGATTACGCTGTTGAGCAGCGACGATGTTGCACGGCCGAACTTCTGCCAGGTGCTGATGCGAGGGGCAGCCGGCAGCGACGACGCCGTGCTCGTCCGCGCAGGATGGGAGAACATCAACGCAGAAGGAAAGGCGCTTGAACCGAATTATTTTCTCAGGATGCCGAAGGTCGTACGGCCGCCGGAGACCATTCGCTCGCAACAGGAGGTGCCTAAGGTGAGTTTCGCCGCCTTTGCCATCCAGCGTGCGGCGTTTCTCAAGGCCGGCCCCATACCCGAGTCGTTTGAATCGCTCGCGGATTGGGCGCTCTGCGTGCAGATGGCTCCGTTTGGCTCATTCGTCTACGAGAACGAGCTGATCAGCCAATATCGCGTCGGTCACGATGGAGACAAGTTTCGCAAGCGCATTCACATGTGGGTACGCGATGAGCAGCGCATGTTCTACGAAGTCTTTCCGCTAGCGGCTAAACGGGCCGGCATGAAAGACCTCGCCTGGATCGACAAAGCCAGCCGGGTCAACTTCCTTCGTTACATCACTGGAGCCTACGACTATTTTTCAATACCGGAGCGAGCCGCCCTTTTCCCGCTCTTCCAGCCGTGGGCTGCACGAGTGGATGGGGAAGCTATCCTCGATTCGCTCGTTGCCGATCGTCCGCTCCCACGCAGCTTTCGCAATGTAGCGGAGCGCGGGAAACAGTTCATTCGCCCTTTCGCCCAGAAGGTCTATTCCAGTCTTCAACGTCAGTAGCAGCAGCCCTATCAACATATCGCCGAAACAGAGATCATGGATAACGCCACAAAACAACGCCTCTTCTTCGGCTTTCTTTCGAACGTCATCAGCAAGTTTGCGACGTCGCTGATTCAGCTCATCCAGGTGCCGGTCTTCCTGCACTTCTGGAGCGTTCCGCTCTACGGCGAATGGATGATCGTGACAGCCATCCCGACCTATCTCAGCCTCAGCAATATGGGCTTTGGAAACGTGGCAGGCAACGAGATGACCATGATGGCAGCGCGCGGAGACCGCGAGGGCGCTCTAAGGGTCTTCCAGAGCTGCTGGTGGCTTATCGCCATCGCTTGCTCGACGGTAATGCTTCTGTTCGGCATCGCTCTCTACTTCTTTCCAGTCGCACACTATTTGAAGCTGCACGAGATCGGGCCCGTCGACAGCAAGTGGGTCATCTTCTACCTCGGCTGCTCTGTCCTGCTTAGCCAGCTTGAGGCCCTGCTGCAGTCGGCCTACCGGTGCGTCGCCCGATACGCCTACGGCTCGTTCATGAAGAGCATGTTCTCGCTCGCTGCTTTCGGGATCATGCTGAT encodes:
- a CDS encoding glycosyltransferase family 2 protein, which encodes MSLKTPFKHPDQGSATTLLQSQTMTKPLTFSVGIPAYNQGEFLEATILSLLNQTRPPDEIVISDHYSTDNTAEIIEKYAKHVRGVKPPPGANLAGQYNFTLMSQSCDWITLLSSDDVARPNFCQVLMRGAAGSDDAVLVRAGWENINAEGKALEPNYFLRMPKVVRPPETIRSQQEVPKVSFAAFAIQRAAFLKAGPIPESFESLADWALCVQMAPFGSFVYENELISQYRVGHDGDKFRKRIHMWVRDEQRMFYEVFPLAAKRAGMKDLAWIDKASRVNFLRYITGAYDYFSIPERAALFPLFQPWAARVDGEAILDSLVADRPLPRSFRNVAERGKQFIRPFAQKVYSSLQRQ